TGCTGTTATGACTTTGGACTCTTTAAGACAAAGTGTTGTAGTCGCGTTTTATTACTTGACTTGGTCTCTGGCATGTTTCTGCATCTGTTTGGGAAACTATCAAGTATCAACTTAAACCTATATATTCCAGTTGTAGCAGATATCTGGAccatttgcctttttttttatctggctTTAACATCGCTTTAAAAATTCTGATCCCACCAAGGTTGCCATCACTTTTATGTCACTGTAAGAAACACATGCACTATTTATCTTCAGGGGAGATGCATTTAAATTACTTAAGGATACCATCTTCAGTTTTACTGTTGAATTGACTTGTTGGCGTGTCATCGCATGGCTGCGAGCGATGATATCAGAATCTTCCtagaaagaaatgtgttttgacaggttgttttggtttttcccctcctctccgtTTCCCCATCTCCTTCCAATTAGCAGCAGTCTTCCCGAatgcctcctcctcatcagtctCATCAGCAGCAACTGCACTCCCAGCAGCACCACCCTTCACGTCCAAGAGGACCACCTCCCTTCCAAGACCACGGGCGCCCACTGTCCCAGCAGCCCCTTCAGCCCCTCATCCCCCTGCACATGGCTCACCGCTCCCCGCCGATGCGGCCCCAGATGGAGCCGCCACCACGAATGATGAGCTCCCCGCCACCTAACTTCCCCCAGCATCACCAGCAGCCACCTCCTCAGTCCAAAAACATCCACATTAACCCCCATTTCAGAGGGCCCACGTCATCCTCTGTACAAGGTAACTTAATTAACTATCACTCAAATGCCTTTCTCATTTAACTGCAGTGTGTCTCTGGATCCACCACAGCACTCTGTGTTATTAAAGCTGTGATCTTTTAATCTCAATCAACAATTCTGCTACCTCTGTATCACCAAGGTGATTCTATTTAATAAACCAAACTCTCTTTATCATACCCACAATTTGTCTCAGCCAAACTGAATTTACACAAAGCGATGAACTATACAAAGGCGTAATGTCAGAGAGGGATAGAAGATATAAAGACAAATCTATTGTGTGGCACTTCTTTGGATTCAAAGATTAAGtacaatgttaaaataaataattgattgttAGAGAGCAACTCAAGATTTTGACATTTAGATTGATGTGACTTAAGGCTGCACAGTTAAATTACAATAACATTTAACATAACTGCATTACCTATTTTCTTCAGGAAGATGGAATAATTATGTGATCTTTTCTGAAATTTGAGCCAGTTTACAAAGCCAGGATACCTGATTCTCACAATGTAAATTACATTTAGATATTGCAAGCCTTACACATAATTGTATAGTATCCAACCATCTAACAAACACCATTTCCacttaaagaaaaacagaggtaTCCTAATCCATTGGACTCATTTTACTTTCACGACACACATGTTAGATTAACTTTGTGACACACATCAGTCTTTACCGTGGTCTTGTGTACAGATCAACACAGGTtgtatcacattttatttgttgtaatgACGTAGAGAGAAAAGGGAGCAGGGAGATTCAAGAGAGTTGTGAATTGCGATAAAAAATACAATCATTATTTAAGTGAAGTGCATGACAGTAGGCCGCGTGTGAAATGCCAGTCTCAAATACTTGGCcaaaatataaatgcaaaaaatcatttcacaaaaaaataaaatatatcctGAGTATAAGAAatcattgtttgtctttttatccaAAATTATTCTGCCTTAGTTTATCAGCACAATCTTCAGTTGAGGTGTATGATGCTGTTTTGGCAGATATCCTTACCCTGTCCCTGAAGGTGTCTGGATTAGAATGTCATTTTGTTATTTGGTTGAATGACAAGTGAATAGCTCTCTCAGCCAGTAATGGGTTTATCCTCCCTTTTTTCCCTCCTGGCAGCATCAACATTTCGTTCCCTGAGATAGGTTTATCTAGCCTGTCTGGCCAGGCCAAGATTGAAATTTTGTtaacaaactgtgtgtttgtgtgtgtatcacttTGTGTATCATTGTGTGCCAGTGCGCATGCgttggtttgtgttgtgctcCTGAGAGTCAGACGTGTTCTGAAAGATCAGGGATTGCCTCTGGTTATGattaagtgagtgtgtgtacgtgcatctgtttgtgtatgtctctgtttgtttatatatttattttattgaatgttttccAGTTGTAGACGCTGACGTACATTAACAGCAACCCTTTTTTTGAAGCAAATGAAATTGCAgtcattgaataacattttgGCAGATGATGTAAAGCATTTTATTCATGTTAATTTGTCTTACTTGGCAAATAATTCTAATGTATTACATATTTTGTTTGAGCTCCCGTCTTCACCCGCGATGTAAAGACACGAAGAGCAACTCTGAGACCCTATTTAAGATGAAGCATGAAGATGTCTAACGTTCTCCTCCCTTTCTACTTTTACCCTCTCTCTACCTACTGCCcctcattttcatttctctccccctcccccctccaccccctctctctcttgttctctccctctctcattgcAGTGCCCTTGATGCCTCCTGCTCAGAGCCAGCCCAGACCTGCTGTGGGTCCTCAGAGGTTCCCTGTGAGTagcagctgctcctctctccctccctcttgcctcactttctctcccccttCACACGGTTAGCATCCCCTTTTTGTGAGGGTAATATCACTACGGCAATTAGACTGTCCTGCCCTGGCCAAATACTGTTAAAGCAAATCTGTAAACACTGATATGAGTCTGGCTGCACAACTGGAAATGCCTGATAGAGGCTTTAGGCAAGTAGACTTTTGGAGGTCGAGGCTGCAGTGGCAGGACTTAGTTAGCAACACTTCATGGATGGGCTGGGGCTCAGACTACACCCAGCTTGGCACATAATGGAATTGTAAAACTGGGAGATATTGCCAGTTAAAATTCACTTTCCACAAGTTTGTGTCCTGAAGGCATGGAGACCTTTTTTGGACGGTATTTGAATTAATGAAACATCGCGGTTGTTTGATAGGGCTGTGCTGTGAGCCCCTTGCCTTTTTGCACTATATATTTCGAAGTCTGAATTTAATGTCAGAGAAAGGGGATCTCAAGTCAGTCATTTCTTGCAAGAAAAGGTCCTTTATTTCACTCACAAAGAACCCATCCGAGAGATGACAGAAATGCCTTTAAAGTAATTACTGTATTGAGGGAAATGGCTCGCCGGCAAGTCAGCCAAAGTGCCTGAAGTTACGCTGTCCTTCTAGTTAATGATGCCCGGGCATCAGGTGGTGCTGGTACTGACTGACATTTTCCTGGAAAGAACATTTTATATGGATTTATGCAAATTAGCCATAGCAAAATAGCTGCAACCAATTGCAATCATCTGGATTTACAACCCCGTTGCCAACTGAGCCAGAAGTcgatctttgaaaaaaaaaaatatatatttttattgaccCCTTTTCATCCTTCTGTATCAATATTGGCCAATTCCTGTTCCCTGAGGTCTGTGATGGTGCTAGATATCGATAGTGTGGAAGCAGGGGACTGTTTGGGCTCTTGTCACCCAGTATAAGGTGGGGTTGTAAAGGTTTGGGCTGATGAGAAACATAGTGTTGGATCCCCCAGCTGTCAATTGCATTTAGGCTGCTGTTGCCAAGGACACAATTTGAAATGCAGGTGACAGACCAGGCCACATCATTCCATTAACCAATGGGCATCTGATTACTCACGATTATCATACATTATCATCCCATCAAATTTAATTGTTAAAAGGCCacaaggaaggggggggggggtcattgcCTCTAGTATTAATGCATTGAATTTTTTTCTAGTGGAGTCTgggtttttaaatattaatctCGGTgccaattaaagttattatgaTATTTAATCCGTTGGATGAGGACATTCAGTTTAACCATGAGACAGAGAGGCCACCCTTTACGCTATTTGGACATATTTTTATTACGGACTGTAATTTAGTATAttacacctttttttgtttgaaaattctgcatttttataattaaattctTCCTTTATGGTCGATGGGATCAGTCACAGACCCTTATTCTTACGAACCATTATCACATActtaaaacaaaggaaaagcTTTTTAATAGCTGTTTGGAAATTGGCTGTAAGAAGTCTACATAAAACCCCCAAATCAAGCTAAATTTTCCATTCTTTATTAATTCTATGGCAATTTCCCCCTCTATTATCTGTGTCATGGTTATCCCTTCACTGCAGAGAGCTTTGCCTGCATCAGTTACATGATGATCACCTGCAGCCTTCTTATCAAGGATTAGAAGTGAGGGGATGAGCCGTGTTATTTTCGCGGTGTGTCTGGACACCAGAGTCCTCATTGTGCCAACCTGCCTGTCTTGACCTTTTTAGAGCGGTTTGATTGCGGCCCCCATTGTGATCCCCCCTGTCTTAGTAATCCCCTTTGATTAACTTTCTGTTAAGCAAGTTTTTGGGACTGTGGCTTCCAGCTTTCAAACACCTCTTCTCTCTAAATACCGCCACATAGCAGTGGGATAAAGATGGATTAAGCCTTGATAGCATCTTAAGTAATTTACAATAGGCTTGGAGGAGGCAAGCAGCCCATTTGTGGAAGTGCCATGTGTTGAATAGCAGGTTAATTTTTTAACAGAGATGGATATTTGAAAGAATAAAGGAGACAGTTATGAGGGGGATTTGAATTCCAAGGAGGGATTAAAGGGTTGTTATCTACTTTTCCTTGGAAGATGGATAGGGAGTAATGTGTATGCAGTGAAAGCTGTCGAACATGCTAACGGAAAAAGAAGTTGAAACAAAGATGAGGGCACTTATCCCCTCCTGAAATAGCCTTTCCTTGTTAGAGACGGGCTTTCAGAAGGTTCGAAAGCAAAGCATTAATTCAGGTTCGCTCACAAATTCATGCTAAAGGGTTTCTTTAATATTGGCATACATATTGATGTTTACAACTCAAGATTCTGTCTCTTTTTAATGACCCTGGCCCTTTTTAATTATAAGCGCTTCCTGCCCAATGCAATACTCCATGGCAAATTCTTCATTACTTTAATTTGTTAGCGATTATTGAGTTCCCAGTATGGCCTCTAATTCATGAGTTTTGTGTTTTCGTAGGGACCGGGAGACTTCCAGCAGCACATGCCTGGTAATTTTGGTCAGCCCCAGCGGCCCCCTCATCACATGGAGCCCTTCAGAAACCAGGATAGGGAGCCCCTCTTTATGACAGGTGAGTCTAACCCCCTCCAATGACGAGGATTACAAAGCTCTCTTACTATTATGTTTAACCCAATTCGACATTAGCTCAGGCGGTATACCTACAGGGTATGCTGCAagctttctgctgctgctctataAGAGGCAGCACTCATGTTAAATgcatctgtatatatatacatttgaatGAGCCTCGGAGACTTGAAACATgcattaaacatgtttatttgagGTTTCTCATTCAGTGTTGATGTAGAATTAAATACAACCCACTTTGTTATGTACCATTTCACCTTGATAGAGTTGTCTCTTTtcgtttttcctttttgtaacACTATACATCCGGAGAGGGAGTTGCTGATGTTTTGAAATTGGCTCACAGCAGAAAAAACTTGACATCTCTgtttggtgttgttgtttggtCTTTCTTGCGTGGGCACAGAGCGCACAGAGTCAACACGGTTTCCAGGGCAGCACATGTTTGATCACCAGGGCCCCAGCCCTCTGATGAACAGCGGCAACAacctccaccaccagcaccagcagcagcagcagcagcagcagcagcagatgcccGGACCGGGCCACATGGGTTTTGGCCCACCAGGGCCAGCCTTCAACCAGCCGGGCCAGCTAGGACTGTTTCCAAGAGAACCCCCAAGAAACAACCACCCTCCCAACCAAGGTCACCAAGGGATGGTCGGCATGAATCAACAAGGTGGCCCCCCTAACCAGCCCAGGCCTTTCATGGGACCTCGTCAGCCGTTTGGCCAGCAGGGGAGCCTTTTCCCCCCGCCACCGGTTCCGTTCGGAATGCAGGTACGAATGAGAGTAAGTGATTTTTATAACTTATAGAAGTCAATGTAGTTTAGTCTGTTCATTGTACAGCAATTGGtcattgttttatctttttcttctcaaattgtgatctgtgtatcatgattcttttttttttgtgtatcttTCCATTTTTGTAAATGAGCCTGGCATAAAACCCACATGCTTTCTTTGCTATGAATGGATGAATTTCAGTTTGGCTTTTCTCTAGATTATTAAAATGGATTTGGCAACAGTGATAACTAGAGTACTGTACACATGAATAAGCCAGACTAGTTATCATATTCATGGCCACTGAAGCGTTACAGAAAAAGACGCATGTCTGTTTGGCATCTCAGGATTTTGTCGAGACATAGACACGAGCTCCCTCTACTGACCAAATCACCATTGTGATGTATGTGGGCACCCGTCTCTGAGGTTATTTATATGCAGAATATGCCTGATATTGTGTTGAAAATAGTGCTAATAAGAGCTGATAGTGTTACTGTTGTTAGGGGAAAATGGggaaaggggggaaaaaggcCACTCAAAGGGACTCGGCTTCAATGTGACAGGTATTGATTCTTCAAGTCCCTGGAAACGGGAGGGATTTGATCACCATTCTTTCAAATCGTATTCTCTCATTTGGTGTGTTGATGGTGGCGGATGGCTTTAGCATGCCAGTCCGGTTGAGATTTGGTGACTGCAAAGGCCATAgcatatgtaaatatatatgaatggAGGCATTTTCATTCTGtctttgatttaaatataaacagaatTATGTTGTATATTAGTTTCCTCATGTTATAGCTCATCAtcttttctgtaatttcagGGCTTGATGCACGCTCCTCCCGTCTCCCAACTTCCACACCACGACTCGCTGCCACCCCATCAGCCCATGCACCAccaccaacagcagcagcatcaacatcATAGGCAGGACCTACCCCATCATCACCAGCAGCAACAGCTGAATCTCGGTGAACCTCGCCCCATGATGCACCACGGCCAGATTCCCTTCCATCAACAGCAGGCACACGGCAGCCCCAGGCAGATGACTCCCCGTCCTCTGAACCCCCAACAGCGCAACATGCCCAACAGGCAGAGGATGGTGAGAGATTAACATATCAGTTTATTACACTATTTGcatattatgtttattatgCTCAACCTGATGTAAAGCAGGGCTCCACTCTTCAACACGAGGTCATtctaataatatttttttgtattgctcTGTCAGCATCTTTCCCAGCATggtgaaaatggaaaaaactaaaagtgaattAACCTGAATGTTTACATTTGGCCCTCTTTAGAACGCACCTGGCCCCAAACAAATGCAGCAGCGCAACAGCAACCTACGGGAGCTCCCTGTAGCACCtggcaacacaaacatgaacagtGCCcgcatctcctcctcccccgccgCCAACGTCAGGCCTGTTGCCAAGGCAACGCAGGGGGTGCGTCCTGGGCAGAACACTCAGCCAGTGTCTGACCGTGGCAGAGGAAGAGGCCAAGTTGCTGCCAGGACTGAATTTCAGCTTGGGGGGGGAGGCAGGACAGTTGTTCGCAAGGAGATCCCTACCTCGGCACCGCAGGTCAGTTTTTTAACAAATGAgtagaaagacaaacaaataataaaatggtGCACTTTTTTGCATAATTCACAAACTTTCATATAATTGCTTATGTTGTCTGAAATGTTACCCTGACATTGTTCTACAAATCTAGtcacttttaatgttttccCCAGTTAAATTCAGTGGACCCCCGAAGTTGTGAGCTCAGCTAATCAGTGTGCTGAGAAGGAACCCCATTTATTAAAACCCAATCATAAGGTTGTTAATGACAATAGTCTCCTTTCATTGGAAAGAGCAGATCGATACCATTGCATTTTTCTCTTGGGTCCTGACTTTAATTACATCTGAGTGTTAGGCCATGTAATGTGGTTCAAATAGGACACAGTGGCTCAGGGGGGCCCCTTCACAAAAGTGAAGATAGGCAGTCATATTGTCAGCTTGTGTTTTGCGCCACAGGACCCCAACGAGGACGAGGAGACACGACAGTATCGCCTGAAGattgaggagcagaagcgtctGAGAGAGGAAATCctgaagaggaaggagatgcGACGGCAAATGCAAGCTGGCGTCAGgaagaaggagctgctggaaagACTTAATTCCCAGACAAACGCTCCATTGGAAGGACCCCCACCTACGCTGATCCAACCTGCACAGCAAAATCAGCAGATACCACACCCTGTGCAACAACGGCAACATCCACCACCACCGCAGCAACAACAACCAGAACagacacagctgcagcagctacCGCCACAACAGCAAAGACAGTTTCCTCCGAGAACTCCACAACCATTAAATCAGTCATTAAATAAAGTCAATCCCATTCCTCCTAATGGCGCTGCTCAGCCCCTTACGCCACGTCCCAATGTCAAGACACGGCTGCAGATGGCGAAAGGCGGCGCCCCGCAGCCACAGACACCCGGGCCTGTTCCCGACCAGCAGTGGAACCAGCCCCCGCAGAATCAGCTGCAGATGCAACAACAGAGGAGCAGCGGTCCACAGAACGTCAACAGGCCTGGCGCTCAGATCCAGAAGAACATACCTGTAATTCCTGTAGTGGGGTCTGGCCAGGCTCTGAGTCAAGGACCAAAACCCGGAGCTAAAAGAACTGTGATGCAGCGAGCCAGGACTTCTATCGACGAAGGTCAGCCGGTGCCGCAAAAACTCAGAGTCGTCAAACTTTCAGGAGCGGTGAgcatatcattttatttatttttttatcggTCATTCTCAAGTGTTCTGGTCCGACATTTATTTGATCTTCTAGCACTGATTTACTCGCCTGGGAAGGTACATAGTTTTGAAATGTAACCGTTTGAAAGGCCACTGATTCCCCTCACACTGTCTATTTTGTTATCCAAAAGATATCTAACCTATGGGAATGACAAGATGATGTCTGTGTCATTTTGACAAAATTGATCTGTTAAGAGTTGCCTCTCTTAAGCTTTGGTGTCTGGTATTTGAGCAACGATACCTTAACATACATTTTACCCTGGGAACACAGAAAGGCTGTAGACATTAAGAGAGTGGTATGACATTTATCTGTAGAGATGGGGACGCCTCATCCCTGCTCTTAAAGGTTGGCATCCCCTTTAAGGGCACAAGAGTGTTCTTTTGATAAAAAGATGGAGGATAAAACAAGATTGACAGTAACACTAACAGTCCAGAATTACCACTGCCTCCTATTTCATACTCACTTGATTCTTTCGTCGCCTTAATTATCCAGTTATCTTTATTGAAAACCTACAAAAGCATGCATGTTAAACATTCATACTTGTCACTGATGAGACACGTTGGTGGGATGTGATAGTATTTGAAATAAGCCGCTTTCTGACTCCATCCCGGAGGATCAAGCGGCAGAGCCAAAAATCGCAGgctggctgcagatgaagatAACTGGGTGTCAGTGCCTTAATGGAAACCTGCGCAGAGCTATCTGATGTGCGGCATCacggagagagaaggggagcgGGATGTGAGGtggggaaagagagatggaaacaCAAGGACACAGCTAAGGCCTGTAGCCACAGTGAAAACAAGATTCTCTAGATGCTCCCTCTCCCACATTGTTCCGCTGTCATCAACGGGAGCTCTACAATgttatctcctctctctctctttttcgtCTTGCTGGCGCTCTTCTCGTGTCATCCCTGATTTGCTTTTTCCCCCGATCAACCCATCTCTCAGGTGCAAGGCAACAAAAGAATTCCAATCCAAGAGCTTTGTAATTAATCTTTCTTGGTTGAAGGGAGAGCAACATAATACCTGTGTAAGAAAGTTGCCACTTTTGAGGATTTGGATTTGTATGGCTTAGGCACACAGATAACAggcaaattatattttcatcaggGATAATACAAAGCAGCGCAAGACACAAAAGCTGGGGAGAAGGGGGGTGCAAGGGGGGTGGGGTACACATCGAGCTGCTGTCGTTCCAGTGTAATGCAGCTTAGCATTTGATGGGTGCAATCAGGAGCTGTGATTTCTATAGGAGGGATTAATCCATTTACTCTCAACTGGGGACAGGTCAGAGATATcgtctcttttcttctcccgtATTGATCTGTCACATCTCTCCGCAGAGTCAGGAAGGAGACGACCTTCAATTCCTCCCCGCATGTCAACAGAGTCGAGCTGTGACTTTATTTGATAATGAGAACATCACCTTGTTGGGCTGATCTTTATTCCCCACAGCCTGTTTGTGATAGGGATCCAGCTCCAATGATGGcacattttcactttgaagAAATGGCCGCATTTCTTCCATAAACTTGATATTTTGCGTAAACTCTTTGCGTTAGCTTGAGCTTGTGAAGCCTGCGAACTAAGATAGAGGCTGTGAATGCTATTAGTTTTTTAATTAGCGTTGTCCTTCATCCTCACCCAGAGTGAAAAGGGGCCTGAGGCCACTGGCGGCCCAGCGCAGCAACAAGGCACCTGGCCGGCCTCTGCTCCCAACCCGGGCGTCCAAAGGAAGGTTACCATGGCAGGGCAGCAGCAACCTGGACCAGGCGGAACTCCGCAGGCCGGCCGAGGGGGCATAGGCAACCAGCAGCAAAACAGGGTAAGTCGTAGAGGAGCTCTCGTGGCCCTCTGTGCTGTGGACATCAGTAACCCTTTCacctgaaatatatatattaacagaGCAGACAGTGAAGGTAATGGCAGCTCTGCTATAAAAGGAGCCAAAGTGTCTCCTGTAAAGTTGTCCTGAGCCGCTGGCACTACCCTGGCATTCAGTAGACATACCAATCGAGCAGTTGTGGTAATAAGACAGGACAGTATGCCAGGTGCAGCAGTATTGACAAGCTGAAAGCAGTGTAACACGGGGGGCTACACAAGGTCCCCTGGCCTCTCTGCACGCCTGTCACCACCAGGCTGCTGTCACAGTTACCATACTCACTGATGCTGACAGGGTAAGGCTGCCACCATAACGCATGCATGGCTCCTCTCCCTTAATGTTCCCCAACccccaacccacacacacacattcacacagacacactcccttcacctcctctcttttcggggtctctgcctcctcctcttcctccgcagCTGAAGAAACACACCTCTCACGCACAAGCTCTTATGAAGATATGCCATGTATCGTGTTGTGAAGTTGATGTTCAATGTACAAAAATGATAAGTCAATCATGTGAAAGCGTGGCATGTCTGGGAGCTGcgagaggaaaacaaagcaatttaaaatgttcctttGTGCTGAGAAGGAGAATCCTTCTCCACGCGGTTGAACGCAGGATTAAAACATCAGTGGGCCTGTTTAAGCAGGATAAGATGTCGATGTTATCTccaccttccccccccccccatatattATTTTATCTCATGTCTGCAATTTTTCTCCTCACCACCTGGCGCTGGTGTAGGTCGTTGTGTCGGGCCGGGGCCGGGGTAGAGGGGCTGGACAGACGGGTCGAGGTCGTGCGGTGCCCACCAGACAGAGCCAAAGAGTTGGACAGGGCGAACGCTGCACTGTGTCCATAGAgggcctctcctcctccactacTGACGCTCAGCTGCAGAACCTTCTCAGATCCATCGGGCCCATAGAGGTTTGTACAAGACGCTGTTTAACTTAATACTACTCAATACCTACTGGTGGGCAAACTTATTATATATCTGTGTTCCAGTTTCTATAACAAATTACAATATTGTCAGCAGTAATTTCTGATACTCAAGCCATATGTACTAACGTGTCATTTTCAACCTATGTGACCTGTgtggaaaacatttatttgcacCCACCACAGCGGCAGTAATAGTGTGATCCCACAGCGCCCTCTGCCGTTGTGATTAGGTATCTGACTGAGCGTGAAGGAGCTTATCAATTCTCTGTCACCACCCTCACTCCCTCTTGTGGACGAGACGAGCACGGAGTCCTATTCATTTTggtgctttttcttcttctgtcttttgcaGATGTTCAACATGATGCCGCACCAGAGGAAAGCAGTCGCCACGTTCTCCAGCCCACAGCACGCAGAAAGTTTTCAAATAAGCTTCCATCGGTAAtcattgtttccttttttctatcacatttacacattcaGTTAAATGCTTCACATATTATGGAATATTTACACATGATGGTCTTGAAATGCAGCTCCTGTGTAGTGTTTAAAAAGTATCTCTTCCTCCGAGACGATGGCTCAAACATTACTATCACAATTACCACACAGGCACATGATTGATTTGTCCCACATTGACGTGTCGCTGATTGATGGATGAGGGGGGGGAGTCCCGTCTCAAGACGTCACTTTCCGCTGACGTGGGCGCCTCTCGTGCGCGGCGCCAACTTCACACAGGAGTATTTCTTCACCTCCCTCTCAATCTGCACAGAAGCATCGCTCGCCGTTCATCTCTCATCAACTTGGAACAATGAACCTAAAGACATTTTGCCGCGAGGCCGCCTCCGTGCGACGCTGCCTACCGATTGTCCGTTGTTGTAAAGTGGCACCGGAGAGACACTGGACAGTAAATCCTTCTCTGAAGTTAGTGTGTGAAGACCCTTTTTGTGCATCCTACACGGACACTAAGTCGAACAAATCATGATAATGGTTGCGCCCCTCCTCAGTGAGATTCACGACAGCAAAATGCAGAACGACATTCTAATGTGAAAATTccatactttattttatttgtagcTCTGTGTTTACATGCGGCGGATGGTTATGATAGATGGTGCACGGCTCATTCACGTTGCAGTGTTTCTCTTCTCCTGTA
The window above is part of the Platichthys flesus chromosome 21, fPlaFle2.1, whole genome shotgun sequence genome. Proteins encoded here:
- the rbm33a gene encoding RNA-binding protein 33 isoform X3, giving the protein MSANAQDYGFGEYDKPGAERLRRRRGEDDDLESDLEEELLGDDWLSGKKNPSEVSDEELNDDLLQSDEEMGGQELNVNATYNLGTTYGQQGNLQAADYTDDVVNLGAEGCEVGEEGYQGEVYTGEYSQDNNAGMPEDQMDYTGELAEDGYQDEVLDIQINEPLDGDFQGNEYQTSYDDEHGVQQEATPEEMGGEEQQEEEEEDAAESSQVFDSEEVENETMHEDTTKEESDEEDEEDEESGRIRFKSERKDGAVVRLADAGSNRRNIPETLELSEKAKRDLMEFEEQERQKRQNRYGGRGGRGGGGGRGNRGRGGFQGFGMGDFRGGHRGRMNDQRIPLMGNIGMQQQSSRMPPPHQSHQQQLHSQQHHPSRPRGPPPFQDHGRPLSQQPLQPLIPLHMAHRSPPMRPQMEPPPRMMSSPPPNFPQHHQQPPPQSKNIHINPHFRGPTSSSVQVPLMPPAQSQPRPAVGPQRFPGPGDFQQHMPGNFGQPQRPPHHMEPFRNQDREPLFMTERTESTRFPGQHMFDHQGPSPLMNSGNNLHHQHQQQQQQQQQQMPGPGHMGFGPPGPAFNQPGQLGLFPREPPRNNHPPNQGHQGMVGMNQQGGPPNQPRPFMGPRQPFGQQGSLFPPPPVPFGMQGLMHAPPVSQLPHHDSLPPHQPMHHHQQQQHQHHRQDLPHHHQQQQLNLGEPRPMMHHGQIPFHQQQAHGSPRQMTPRPLNPQQRNMPNRQRMNAPGPKQMQQRNSNLRELPVAPGNTNMNSARISSSPAANVRPVAKATQGVRPGQNTQPVSDRGRGRGQVAARTEFQLGGGGRTVVRKEIPTSAPQDPNEDEETRQYRLKIEEQKRLREEILKRKEMRRQMQAGVRKKELLERLNSQTNAPLEGPPPTLIQPAQQNQQIPHPVQQRQHPPPPQQQQPEQTQLQQLPPQQQRQFPPRTPQPLNQSLNKVNPIPPNGAAQPLTPRPNVKTRLQMAKGGAPQPQTPGPVPDQQWNQPPQNQLQMQQQRSSGPQNVNRPGAQIQKNIPVIPVVGSGQALSQGPKPGAKRTVMQRARTSIDEGQPVPQKLRVVKLSGASEKGPEATGGPAQQQGTWPASAPNPGVQRKVTMAGQQQPGPGGTPQAGRGGIGNQQQNRVVVSGRGRGRGAGQTGRGRAVPTRQSQRVGQGERCTVSIEGLSSSTTDAQLQNLLRSIGPIEMFNMMPHQRKAVATFSSPQHAESFQISFHRHMIDLSHIDVSLIDG
- the rbm33a gene encoding RNA-binding protein 33 isoform X1; the protein is MSANAQDYGFGEYDKPGAERLRRRRGEDDDLESDLEEELLGDDWLSGKKNPSEVSDEELNDDLLQSDEEMGGQELNVNATYNLGTTYGQQGNLQAADYTDDVVNLGAEGCEVGEEGYQGEVYTGEYSQDNNAGMPEDQMDYTGELAEDGYQDEVLDIQINEPLDGDFQGNEYQTSYDDEHGVQQEATPEEMGGEEQQEEEEEDAAESSQVFDSEEVENETMHEDTTKEESDEEDEEDEESGRIRFKSERKDGAVVRLADAGSNRRNIPETLELSEKAKRDLMEFEEQERQKRQNRYGGRGGRGGGGGRGNRGRGGFQGFGMGDFRGGHRGRMNDQRIPLMGNIGMQQQSSRMPPPHQSHQQQLHSQQHHPSRPRGPPPFQDHGRPLSQQPLQPLIPLHMAHRSPPMRPQMEPPPRMMSSPPPNFPQHHQQPPPQSKNIHINPHFRGPTSSSVQVPLMPPAQSQPRPAVGPQRFPGPGDFQQHMPGNFGQPQRPPHHMEPFRNQDREPLFMTERTESTRFPGQHMFDHQGPSPLMNSGNNLHHQHQQQQQQQQQQMPGPGHMGFGPPGPAFNQPGQLGLFPREPPRNNHPPNQGHQGMVGMNQQGGPPNQPRPFMGPRQPFGQQGSLFPPPPVPFGMQVRMRGLMHAPPVSQLPHHDSLPPHQPMHHHQQQQHQHHRQDLPHHHQQQQLNLGEPRPMMHHGQIPFHQQQAHGSPRQMTPRPLNPQQRNMPNRQRMNAPGPKQMQQRNSNLRELPVAPGNTNMNSARISSSPAANVRPVAKATQGVRPGQNTQPVSDRGRGRGQVAARTEFQLGGGGRTVVRKEIPTSAPQDPNEDEETRQYRLKIEEQKRLREEILKRKEMRRQMQAGVRKKELLERLNSQTNAPLEGPPPTLIQPAQQNQQIPHPVQQRQHPPPPQQQQPEQTQLQQLPPQQQRQFPPRTPQPLNQSLNKVNPIPPNGAAQPLTPRPNVKTRLQMAKGGAPQPQTPGPVPDQQWNQPPQNQLQMQQQRSSGPQNVNRPGAQIQKNIPVIPVVGSGQALSQGPKPGAKRTVMQRARTSIDEGQPVPQKLRVVKLSGASEKGPEATGGPAQQQGTWPASAPNPGVQRKVTMAGQQQPGPGGTPQAGRGGIGNQQQNRVVVSGRGRGRGAGQTGRGRAVPTRQSQRVGQGERCTVSIEGLSSSTTDAQLQNLLRSIGPIEMFNMMPHQRKAVATFSSPQHAESFQISFHRHMIDLSHIDVSLIDG